The window GTCGATGGGCCCTCAGCGTATCATAAAAGGGTTTATCGTTCAATACCGACTGCGCCTGGCCACCAGAAACCATTATTACACTAAGGAAAATCAACAATACATAGCATCTCATACCTGCCCATTAAAAAAGGAGGCCGAAGCCTCCCCTTTAAGATAGTTAATTTTTATTGCATATGTCCGGATCCAGGACTGTCAATTGCTTCATAACAAATGCCACCAGCCAGTGAACCTTTGGCTATATCGTTTAGAGCAAACCTTTCTGTTGCAGGTATTCCGCGATTTGCACGGCATTGGTTGCAGCACCCTTGCGCAGGTTATCTGAAACGATCCAGAGGTTCAGGGCATTGGGTTGTGATTCATCGCGCCTGATCCTGCCCACAAATACTTCGTCGCGTTCATGCGCATCCTTGGGCATGGGGTATTGTGCATTGGCCGGATCATCTACTACCACTACACCTGGTGCTGCGGCTAGGATCGCCCTTACTTCATTAAGGTCAAAATCGCGTTCGAACTCCAGGTTCACGCTTTCACTGTGGCCGCCCATAACAGGGATACGCACCGTGGTGGAAGTAACACGAATGGAATCATCACGCATGATCTTCTTGGTCTCATTCACCATCTTCATTTCTTCCTTGGTATACCCATTATCCAGGAAAACATCGATCTGGGGAATGACATTGAGGTCGATGGGGTATTTGTAGGCCATCTCGCCTTCCACACCATTGCGTTCGTTCATCAGCTGGTTAACGGCCTTTACACCAGTACCGGTAACACTCTGGTAGGTTGATACCACGATCCTTTTGATGCCATACTTCTTGTGCAGCGGATCGATGGCCACCACCATCTGGATGGTAGAGCAGTTGGGATTGGCAATGATCTTGTCATTGGCAGTCAGGATATCTGCATTGATCTCTGGTACGACCAGCGGCTTGGTAGGGTCCATGCGCCAGGCAGAAGAGTTATCGATCACGGTGATGCCTGCTTCAGCAAACTTGGGCGCCCACTCCAGTGAAGTAGAGCCACCCGCTGAAAACAGTGCTACAGCCGGTTTCGCAGCAATGGCATCGGTCATGCTCACTACCTTGTAAGACTTGCCCTTGAATTCAACTTCCTTGCCAACAGATCTTTCAGAGGCTACGGGAACCAGTTCGGTTACGGGGAAATTGCGTTCGGCCAAAACTTGTAACATTTTGGTGCCTACAAGGCCGGTGGCACCCACTACTGCGACTTTCATTGTTTCGATTGCTTGCTTTTGGTTAAAAAAAAGCCTTCCACTGTGGGAAGGCCTGAGTCTTTTTTATGGTTGAAACATATAAACGGCTACACACCTTCCCTTTTGGAGAAATGTTTTGTTGTGCGTTTCATATGTTTTTTAATCATCATGGAGAACGAAATTAAGGCCTCGGGTTTTTTCACCCAAAAAATATTTGGCCGGCCAACTGTCTGGCCTATCGGGTTAATTTCGATTCCATGAAGCGAATGGGTATGGTGGTGGTTGGGATAATGCTGGCCTTTTCGGCTCCGGCACAGCGTTTCAGCGTGGTGATCAATGAATTGATGGCCGACCCTGAACCTGCACAACAATTGCCGTCCTGCGAATACATTGAGCTGGTGAACAGGACGGACAGCGCAATTGACCTGTCAGGTTGGTCCATCAGCAATGGCCGGACCAGGGGCCTTCTCCCCGACTCCCTGGTCATTGGCGCACATGCCTACCTGCTGGTCTGCCCTGCTGTTTACCGCGACAGTTTCCCCGCTGCGGAACTGGTGGCCAGTCCTTCACGATGGCCCGTCCTGAACAATGAATCGGACACGATCTATCTGCTGGACTGGGAAGAGAAAATAGTGCACGCCATAGGCTACCAGCGAAAATGGCTGGGAACAGGCAATCCCTCAGGGGGAGGCTGGAGCTATGAAATGATCAACCTGCTGCATCCCATTTCCTCGCCCCGTAACTGGGCGGCCAGCCGGTCGGCAAGCGGGGGTAGCCCGGGCCAGCCGAATAGCATTGCAGCACCAGCAGCGGACGAAACCCCTCCCCTACTGCTGTACAGCTTTGCCCCGGATAGTTTGCATGTGATACTGGTAATGGATGAGCCAATTGCTGACATCAATGTGACCAATAACCGAAATATTGTACTGGACCCTCCCCTGCCAATCCTTCAGCATGAATTGCTTCCCCCATTCTACAATTCAGTCAGGCTAAAGCTTGCACAGCCATTGCTGCAGGACAGGTTGTATCAGCTAGCAGTCATCGGACTTGCAGACCTTGCCGATAATACCATGGCAGCGGCCAATACTGTTACAGGTCTGGCAACATTGGACAGCACACCACAGGTCATCATCAATGAACTCATGACAGCTGAACCTGCCGGGGGCTCGGATTATATTGAACTCTATAATGCAGGGGTGGTCGCCGTTTCCTTGTCAGACCTAAGGTTGGCCACAAGGAATGCTGGAGGAATGATCACCAGTCCAAGACCTGTCAGCAGGGAAGCCAGGAATATCTATCCCGGTCACTACCTGGTATGCACAAACGATGCCGGTTGGCTGGAACAACAGTATATCACGGGTGGACTGGGAACAGTATTGGAATCATCCCCTTTACCTTCACTGGCTGCGGAAGAAGGAAGGCTGGTAGTACTACACAGGAAGGGGAACATACTGGAGGAAATACCTTATACGGCGGATTGGCACCATAAGCTGGTAAGGGATCCCAAAGGCATAGCCCTGGAGCGGCTCGACCCCAATGGACCGCCGGATGACAGCAGGAACTGGCATTCAGCTTCCGCATCTTCCGGTTGGGGAACACCCGGCTACCGTAACTCACAGCAATACCTAAACGAAGAAGGGTCAGCTGTCGTACAGTTGGAGAAAGACCTTTTCTCCCCCGACAGGGATGGAGTGGATGACCGCCTGGTCATTCTATATGCTTTTCCCGAAGCGGGATATGTATTGAACATCACCATTTACAATAGTTCCGGTGCAGAAGTGAGGAAGCTGGTGGCCAATGCGCTGTGCGGGCGAAAGGGCCAATTCCATTGGGAAGGACTTGGGGAAGGCAACAGGGAACTTGGGACAGGCATCTACATCCTGGTGGCAGACTATTACCACCCCAATGGCAAGAGGAAGAAGGCCAAACTTCCGGTGAGCCTGGTGCGCAGGAAAAATTAAGCCCCATCCGCAGTAACGGACGGGGCTTAAATATTGATGTTCCGAAAAGATTATTCGGCAGCGAGGGTAATGTCAAAATTCACAAGGTCAACAAACTGGCGCATACGGGCGTCGATATCGGCTGCATTGATCTCTT is drawn from Flavihumibacter rivuli and contains these coding sequences:
- a CDS encoding aspartate-semialdehyde dehydrogenase; translated protein: MKVAVVGATGLVGTKMLQVLAERNFPVTELVPVASERSVGKEVEFKGKSYKVVSMTDAIAAKPAVALFSAGGSTSLEWAPKFAEAGITVIDNSSAWRMDPTKPLVVPEINADILTANDKIIANPNCSTIQMVVAIDPLHKKYGIKRIVVSTYQSVTGTGVKAVNQLMNERNGVEGEMAYKYPIDLNVIPQIDVFLDNGYTKEEMKMVNETKKIMRDDSIRVTSTTVRIPVMGGHSESVNLEFERDFDLNEVRAILAAAPGVVVVDDPANAQYPMPKDAHERDEVFVGRIRRDESQPNALNLWIVSDNLRKGAATNAVQIAEYLQQKGLL
- a CDS encoding lamin tail domain-containing protein; the protein is MKRMGMVVVGIMLAFSAPAQRFSVVINELMADPEPAQQLPSCEYIELVNRTDSAIDLSGWSISNGRTRGLLPDSLVIGAHAYLLVCPAVYRDSFPAAELVASPSRWPVLNNESDTIYLLDWEEKIVHAIGYQRKWLGTGNPSGGGWSYEMINLLHPISSPRNWAASRSASGGSPGQPNSIAAPAADETPPLLLYSFAPDSLHVILVMDEPIADINVTNNRNIVLDPPLPILQHELLPPFYNSVRLKLAQPLLQDRLYQLAVIGLADLADNTMAAANTVTGLATLDSTPQVIINELMTAEPAGGSDYIELYNAGVVAVSLSDLRLATRNAGGMITSPRPVSREARNIYPGHYLVCTNDAGWLEQQYITGGLGTVLESSPLPSLAAEEGRLVVLHRKGNILEEIPYTADWHHKLVRDPKGIALERLDPNGPPDDSRNWHSASASSGWGTPGYRNSQQYLNEEGSAVVQLEKDLFSPDRDGVDDRLVILYAFPEAGYVLNITIYNSSGAEVRKLVANALCGRKGQFHWEGLGEGNRELGTGIYILVADYYHPNGKRKKAKLPVSLVRRKN